A segment of the Coffea arabica cultivar ET-39 chromosome 8c, Coffea Arabica ET-39 HiFi, whole genome shotgun sequence genome:
TAATCTTCTGGTTCTCCTTGAAAGCTAGCTACTATGGAATCTGTTCGGGGAGTAAATGTTCCCATGTATACAACCTTAAGGAGAACAACCGTTGTATTTACAATGATTGTGGAGTATATCCTTGCAAGGCAGAAGTACACCCCTCCAATTCTTGGAAGGTAAGCATTCTTTTGAAATAGTGTTTCGCTGTGTCATTCCGCtgcattttatatttttcgttGAAGTCGCATGTTTTATTGTCGAGGCATTGCtggttataattttttatttggcAGTATCATTTAAATAGGAAATTTTCTTTGGGAAATTAATTGTGCTCTTTTAAGACCTCTAATCAATGTTTTCTTGTAAAAGGGAACTGAAAAGCATGTTTTTTTCTGAACGAAACGCATCATTTTGTaatattggtttattttggttctaAAGCAGTAATGCTGGCATAACAAAATAGATCCTGGGGTGCTgattttaagttatttttgcATGCTTTTTCTTGCTCCCAAATCACGTCAAAAGTGAATATTTGCTGTATTTATTTTGGAACACATTTTTTAGGCTTCTGGAAGCCAGGTAGGTTGTGGAGCCTCGTTGTTGCTTCCATATTCTTGTCATTGAAAAACATTTAAGTGATATATTTCCAAAATAGTTCTGCACAGATTCAAATGAGTCTGAATTTTCTTGGTTGATCTGGCATTGCTATGGGTCATATGGCCTCATAGCAAAGAGCTTTTGTTTTTGTATGCAGTTTTGGAGAGGCAACTGAAGTGTAATATGGTAGCTTTAGTTCTCTTAAATTTAGCCTTTGAATATGCATTAGCTTCTCACTAGTGGATGTAATTTCTTCATGTTGCAATTCTAAATACCATTTAACAAAAAGAATAATCAAGGTTTTGTCAGTGTGGCATTGATTGTACTTGGTGCTTTTATTGCGGGAGCTCGGGACTTGTCCTTTGACTACTATGGGTATCTTGTTGTTTTCCTATCCAACATCACCACGGCAATATATTTAGCAACCATAGCACGCGTTGGTAAAATTCTGCTTcaaatttccatttttcctttgctACTCCATTCTTTCTTTGTCCTTGCTGATATTTTTTCTTGCCCAGGAAAATCTAGTGGCCTCAACAGTTTCGGTCTCATGTGGTGCAATGGTAAGCAGAATTGACCTCTCTCTTTTCCACGCTTTGCTTGTCCTCATTGGATTTCAGATCAGTTGACTTCTAATTCTCTGTATTAATCTAATCGTAGGAATCCTTTGTGGACCTGTGTTATTGATATGGACATTTATTCGAGGTGACTTGGAGATGAcaatgaatttttcttctttgctttCTCCTGGGTTCCTGGTAAATCCAATGTTCATACAACTTCATCTCTCAGAAAGTCACTAATATTTGTATGTCTTCTGTTGCCTTTTTCTGTAATAATAGAATTTATCTTCTGCTGTTTGTTATTTGAAACGGTAAATAACGAATTGCCTTTTCCTTTAGTATGTATCTTTGAGAAAGGATTGATGCCAAGTTCCTTGGATACTGAAATTATCGACGTTTTGATTTCTGGATTCGCTGTTTTGTAGAATTCTGAATACCTCCAAAAGGGTGTAATTCACAAGGCATTGGTCTTCAAGTTATGAATCTCATGTGCCTATGAAAACATCTGCCTCTCTTTTCATTAAGTTGCTGGTTGCTTGCTTGCTGAATATCATTTGAATATCTTATCAGCTTAAGAATGACTTATGGATGTATTGTTGGGGGTCGTAACTTGTGTGCTGCTCTTTTGGTGAATGCCTACATTTCTTGTCCTTTAATTTGGTCAGCTTACAGTTTTTAGGCCTTCCTGACTTTATTTCCGAAAATGGCAGGTTGTATTGCTACTTTCCTGCATACTTGCTTTCTTCTTGAATTATAGCATTTTCCTGAACACGACTCTCAATTCAGCACTCACGCAGACTATCTGTGGCAATTTGAAGGTTTGTTTAAATCATCTTTTGGGTATTGGATGCATCATCGTATATGCTCTCTTAATACCTTGTAAACTTATTTTCATATATCCTTGCTTTGCGCTTTCTGCTTCTGTAGGACCTTTTTACTATTACACTAGGGTGGATAATATTTGGTGGGCTTCCATTTGACATCGTGAGTATCGGTTCTCTAGTTAACTGTCTTTTCATTAGCCACGGATCTGTAAACGCATTTTCCTGTTCCCCTGAATAAAAAGCTGAAAAGAGTCCTGCTTGCTTTTGCAGTTGAATGTTATTGGGCAACTTATTGGATTCTTCGGGTCTGGTTTATATGCGTATTATAAGCTCATTGGGAAGTGACAGCTGAAGATGCCGGTGTAGGTTTTCTGGTAATAGAGAATTTAGTTTTGGCTTTTGCCCCATTTCTTAATCAACGGTGATGGGTCGTTGAAAAGTAGCCACTTGCATGGGCTAGGGAATTTTGTACCATGAAGAAGATGTTCGGACCTCAAATGACTTTGTCTCAACACAATTGCTCAATTGTAGTTATTACGGATGGATTAAGCCCTGGAAGTAGATGCAGTCATCATAGTAGATTTTGCAGTGATCACCCCTGATGAGACCAtgcttttttatcttttgtaaaGGATGGAATTATTCTTTGCCTCCAACTGTAATCTCAGGCCTAGTGTATAATTTGGCCGGAAACATGGTCAACAATTGTCAATGTACCATAATATATTTACAGGAAACAGAAGTCAGGATTCGATTGTGATGTTTGAAGGTGATTATTAGGGTACACGCAATGCTACTctttccttgaactagtgttgtTCTGTAGCAGAGGGCGAAGAGCATGAAATTGCTTTTTGGGAAACGGGTGCCATTTATACCATTGCAGACAGCAGACAAGCGTATATTTTTTGTTTAGTCATCTAGGTAGAACCTTGTTTGTTTGGACAGCGATTTTCCAAGGAAAAATTGTTTGTTACGTTTTTCgcgaatatattttttaattactttgttattttatatattttaaattattataataatttttttaataaaaaatttaaaaaaatgcaatccaaacaaagattAATATTTCGGTGATAGGGGAAGAAACAGTGAATTAGGTCATTTTTTTCGTCTACAAATTGGTTTAATGAATTCATTGGGGAAATCATTTCGTATAACAATAACTCATAATTTATTTGATAATGTATCATTTCGTCTCTTCAGCTGTGATTTGTATGTTATAATTTTAACTTGTGATTCTTAAAATTTCattcttttcaaattttgtgtttgatttgaaAATGAATTTCAAATTAGAGAAACTTATTCAACTCCATTTGAATCAATAAAAGCAACACCAATGCCTCCCTCGGctgaaaattttcttgaaataaattTGACAATCCGATTTTCTCATCACCAcgaaaatggccaaaaaaaaaaaaaaaaaaaagaaggaatgtATTGGTCAAAGGCCAAAAGTCTAGACAAACTGGTGAAACGCGCCGTGAGTGGGCGCGTGGTGGATACAGTGAAATGCCCTCCCCATtccccaaccaaaataaccgcCAAAGTCTCCCCCCCTCTCTCAGCCTCCGTCCCTCTCCATCCAAAACCCCCCAAACCCACGCCAGAAAAAGGCGAGAAAGGGAGAGAACAAGGCAAAATTTGggttccttttctctctctcttgctgaGATGCTAAATCCCCCATCCAAAGCCATTCATATCCTAAACCTAAATTTTCATCAAAGAATctcaaacggaaaagaaaaagggatgcAAATCTTTGGAAGGCATTTTTATGGTATAAAATGAAATGAACGGTGGTGGAGATCCAAAACCCATTTTccttttgcatttcttatcaGGACGTCGAAGGAAATAGGGTGATCGCAAACCATTGCTGCTTTCCATTTTCTGTTGGAGCATATGCCGATGTTTGAGCAGCCGGAGGAGGGAAATGATAGCCCTATAATTTCATTCCAGAGGAGTGGGTCGTTATCATGCCCGATTCCCTACTTGATCACTGATTCCCGTTCTCGCAAAAGCTTTTCTTACAGTAAGATTCCCCAGAAGCCCCTCAAACTAACTGTCATCAAATTGGATGACTCCTCATTTGGTACGATTTCCGTTTACCCTTTTTGCTCCTCTCTCATAATCTGTAGGTGTTGTGCGTGTTTCTCTGTGTTTTTCATTATGCAATTTTCGTGGGCTTTTGGTTACATTTGGGTTTGGATTGTGTAGATATTGAAGTGGCGAAAACGGCGACAGTGGCGCAGCTTAAACAGGCGGTGGAGTCGGTATTTAGTCATTTGCCGAATAGGGGGCCAAAGAAGATCTCATGGTACTATGCACATTCTATTTCTAGTGTTTTTGATGGTTTGGTTTCAGGACCCcttttggtattctgcatttctAGCTTTTTGAAACTATTTAGCTGTACAATATATATTACTAGGACGAATATCTCTAAAACACTTGCTGTTCGTCATGGGAAATGGGAATCAATCTTCCTCTGCTGCACCTTCTGTAGGGGTGTAGTTGATGTAGATACACCATTGTGAAGATCTGGGCTGTTGAATGCTTTGCAGTTAATGAGATTCTAAAActgattcctttttttttttggttggtggGGATGCTAAAGTGGCAATTTAGTTGAAAACTTTGGCATATCTAGCTAGTTAGTAGTACATGTTTTGCTGCAATGCCACAGGCACCAGCTAATTTTTGGAATTGTTAGCCATTGGAATTTTTTATGATCTGGCTCCTATTTGGTAGTCCCCTGGAATTCCTTCTTGTTATATGAACTGTAGAGGGAAAATTCTATCTTCAGGAGAAGTTCCATCTCCATTAACATGCGTTTCCTAATTCAttctgtgattttttttttaatctcagtCAACTTTGGAGTGCTTGTTTTGTTGATTAATGTCAAATAACTTGGTTGGAGCTTGCCTGTGTTGAGCTTTCTGATGCTTTTGACTTGTGTTTCTTGGAGCTTAGTTTGCAGTTCTATTTTTTCATGGGGTAGTTAATTGACTTGTCCAATAAATTCTTGTGGCTAACTGTACTGTTCTAATGTGATTTTCAGGCCTTTTGTATGGGGACATTTTTGCTTGACCTATGATGGCCAGAAACTACTTACTGATACTGATGCTATTGGGATTTACGGAATCAAGGATGGTGACaaggttttctctctctctctctctctctctctctctctctctctctctcgcacgGAAATTGATCAATTCCCCCTCGCTTCTGAAGATGTATTTTGAGTTTTGACAGGGATGCATAGATGTATTCCAAGATAGACTGTAGCCAGATTATGGAATTAGTGTGCATGTTTGTCCGTTTGAGTGTAGTGCTTTAGGGAGGATCACAGGTGAAAGGTTGATCTAATATGCCTATAATAAGGGACACTGAAAGTCAAGAAGCATTTGAAAGCTTCCAGCCCCATTTCAGTCTCTGTCGCatgctctttttcttttcattaggAACCTTAAGTGGATGTtaaaggcttggaaggagatcATATCTGGCAGGATATGCTGGAAAAGTTTTTGGCAGTGGGGAATGATAACAAAGGCTTCAAACCTGAGATCTCAGCCTAATATATTTATTTGGTTTAAGTAAAGCAAGACTTTAACCTAATATATTTATTTGTAAAGCCTGCTCATACTTTTTATCTAAGGGTTCATGCAAGTGTCTAGAATCTTTTCAACCCATCGAATGTTGCCTTTTGTATCTAAAACAAAATGCTCACAATATGTTGACAAATGTATAGAATCCTTTTTGGCATTTAACCATTGGATGAATTTTATCTGCTGCGCCATAGAGACAAATCAGAGCATACTCCTTATGACtatgaaataaaatgaaaattttcttttttttctgcaTGAAGTGAGAAATTTAATTTTCGAGCAACAACTTTTTGTGAAAAAACTATTACCTTCTAGTGGTTTGTTTGGACCTAAACACAGCAATTTGTGCAGAGTGTTCACCTTTGTTTTGTCTACTCCAAAGTGTATTTATATCTTCTCCTGACTTTAGACATATGCTGTATTTCAGTTTTGACTGGAAAGATGCTTTAGTTAATGACTAGTTTACACATATCTTATGATGAATTAAATGCACAATTTGTAACTGCAGCTTCAGTTTGTCCGGCATCTCTCAATTAGCTACAATATGGTGAAGGAAAGACCAAAAAAGGAGGATCCTGATTTGGATGAACCCAGTGTGTAAGTATTTATATGGGcttctatttttttcaacagCATGGATGCAGTTGAGCATTatctcttttatatatatatatatatatatattacctTCTTTCCCAATTGGGGGTGCCTACAAGTACATCTAGGCGCTGCtccatttttcaatttcatgtttttgtcTATAAGCATTCATACATGAGAGCATCTGTTCTCATCCTTGAAAATGTTGTTTAACTCAAATTAGTCTATTTTcttgtaaaaataaaatttacaacCTGGGTGTGATTATTGGTAGTAAACTTGTAGTAATTCATAGGAGAGGAAATCTTGATGCTTCCTTTGTTCAATTGTAC
Coding sequences within it:
- the LOC113707132 gene encoding UDP-N-acetylglucosamine transporter UGNT1-like isoform X2, with amino-acid sequence MASNSPILPLTGTDTPPKSEEKIFKGSPMTKRGAYAAISYMACAVLLVLFNKAALSSYNFPCANVITLCQMICSCCFLYALRRWKLISFHAGEAAMADTFKSMVPLRTLINTSPVAVTYLLYMLATMESVRGVNVPMYTTLRRTTVVFTMIVEYILARQKYTPPILGSVALIVLGAFIAGARDLSFDYYGYLVVFLSNITTAIYLATIARVGKSSGLNSFGLMWCNGILCGPVLLIWTFIRGDLEMTMNFSSLLSPGFLVNPMFIQLHLSESH
- the LOC113707132 gene encoding UDP-N-acetylglucosamine transporter UGNT1-like isoform X1, with protein sequence MASNSPILPLTGTDTPPKSEEKIFKGSPMTKRGAYAAISYMACAVLLVLFNKAALSSYNFPCANVITLCQMICSCCFLYALRRWKLISFHAGEAAMADTFKSMVPLRTLINTSPVAVTYLLYMLATMESVRGVNVPMYTTLRRTTVVFTMIVEYILARQKYTPPILGSVALIVLGAFIAGARDLSFDYYGYLVVFLSNITTAIYLATIARVGKSSGLNSFGLMWCNGILCGPVLLIWTFIRGDLEMTMNFSSLLSPGFLVVLLLSCILAFFLNYSIFLNTTLNSALTQTICGNLKDLFTITLGWIIFGGLPFDILNVIGQLIGFFGSGLYAYYKLIGK
- the LOC113706919 gene encoding uncharacterized protein isoform X2, translating into MPMFEQPEEGNDSPIISFQRSGSLSCPIPYLITDSRSRKSFSYSKIPQKPLKLTVIKLDDSSFDIEVAKTATVAQLKQAVESVFSHLPNRGPKKISWPFVWGHFCLTYDGQKLLTDTDAIGIYGIKDGDKLQFVRHLSISYNMVKERPKKEDPDLDEPSVKRSYQTDLRGTFCSFFLFPIIRLGASRANDQKTSKTDSCIVNRTSVVMKGISRTKKVFMVMMTRIVDFSRIADTSCSICLKGGSHTASFQVHM
- the LOC113706919 gene encoding uncharacterized protein isoform X1 gives rise to the protein MPMFEQPEEGNDSPIISFQRSGSLSCPIPYLITDSRSRKSFSYSKIPQKPLKLTVIKLDDSSFDIEVAKTATVAQLKQAVESVFSHLPNRGPKKISWPFVWGHFCLTYDGQKLLTDTDAIGIYGIKDGDKLQFVRHLSISYNMVKERPKKEDPDLDEPSVSEDFKDRQLYSEQDISCNERDLEDQEGVYGDDDKDSGLFTNCRYKLLHLFKGWFSYRKLPSSYVRVEENGVVSRLSFSSLGSFGDSGAYIDEYDSEHETQKAQ